The nucleotide sequence CAAGCAATCAAGTAGCTAAACACCAATCAATTACTGCAGACAACAAAAGCAGTTAATTATAATGTGAGATTGATGTTACCTTGTAGAACAGCTCATCCTCATCAAGTCGACTCAGACATGTGTTCTCTGAACCTCCTTGTGGGGCGCCATCTGCGGTTTGAGATATTGCTTCAATCTCTCTCTGAATCTCTTCTTCGATCGACCTCGCCTTATCATCAACATATGTGCCATCAGCTTTGCGGTGGGTCTCTCTGAGAATTCGAAGCATGGAAGGCTCAATCCCTTCTTTGCGTCGCTACAAATTAAAGGATCTGGTTAATATCCAATATGTTCACCTGAGTATAGTTATTgcagaaactaaaaaaacatgCGTGAGACTATACTTACAATTAACTCTCAGAGCTGGTCGTACGAACGTGAACCAGAAGTGTGAGCATGTGGACCAAACCCATCACGACAAGATAAACGATTATCAGAAGCTATCTTGCTCCTCTTCTGAGCTGCGTCAGTACCCCAATACTCTACCATTAGCTCTCATATCTCCCCACTAATCCATTCTGGCTTATTGCCAGAAACTTTGGCCTTTGAGATCATGTCTCTAAGGCGGCCAGCAAGAAAATGGTACCACATATGATACACTTCTCTGCCATATGCATCATCCCAGTAAAAACTTTGCTGCAAAAAGGATAAAAACAGTTTAAGTAGTTCATTAAGAGTATTAGGTATAGGTTAAATACTAAAGTGTGAGGTCATGACTTACTATGAAATCACCCTACCATTGCATGATGGCATCATTTGGAACAGAACTTATGTTATATCATGGTCCATCAAAGTGCATGCGGATTGAAGCAATGATTGCTCGCCGTGGAGGGTTATCAAGACCAAACTTGCAACGACCAAAACAAATACTCGGTTGAGATAGTGTGAAAGATCAAACCTGCAACTACCAGAACTTATGTTATAGTGTGAAATATCTTTGTGGAGATATCAAAACAACGTCAGAGCATCACAATGCAGTGTTTCGTTTTACCAAACTTCGTATAACGGATACAATGCATCACTATGTTCCGTACGAAATTGTTGCAGTTACGATGAAGTCAATGATCAATGTGAAACATAATCAAGTATATAACAGAACCAAATGTGTGATATTCTAATGGTTGAAGACAACAGAATGACAGCATTTATGTCCACAACAATCGAGAATCCTAGCCTATATGCAAAACATGTGTATCTTgatttaaacagaaaataaagggACATATATACATACCACATAGCTCCGTTTTCCCTCTTTGGATGAAGAACTGGCATTAATATCCTTGCTTCTTGTGCTAGCAGTGCTTCAATGGTCATTTGTGCATTGTTGACCATTGTTGCAGCTCTTCACAATTGAGTATAATATAAGTATGAGCGATGTGGTTATCATCATCAGTTAACCACTCGTAATAAGAACCACCACTTGCACCACCAACATGTTTGAATAATGCTGGCACATCGTATGAGTACGTATATTCCTGAAAAAATCCACTAGCATGTCGTTTCCGTGTACTGTTTAAAACAGTATTTCCAATAGAATCAAAGTGGTGAAAGCTGAAATTTGTGATTTCTTCATTTATAAATTGCTCCACAATTGACCCTTCAACACttgctttgttgtttgctttcttCTTGAGGTGAAACATAAATCGCTCAAACGGATACATCCATCGAAACTGCACCGGTCCCCCTAGCTCAGCTTCTGAGAGAAGTGAACAGTCAAATGTTCCATAACATCAAAAACTGAAGGTGGAAATATCTTCTCGAGATTGCACAGAGTCTGGGCGATATTTTTTTCCAGACGATACATGTCACAGGTATTCAAACTTCTTGAACAAAGATCGCGGAAGAAAATACCTACAtctacaatgaaaaaaaaaaagaagtaactAGTTtagtaaatagaaaaatatatagactatggagatatatttatttttacctGAGATTGCTTCATGGACTTCAGAAGGAAGAAGTTCACAGAAAACAAAGGGAAATAACCGTTGCATAATCACGTGGCAGTCGTGACTTTTCAAACCATTTTTACACCCTTGGTCAATGTGTATGCATCGTCCTATGTTAGATACATATCCATCAAGAAACTTGACAACATCCTTCAACCATTTCAAAAATGCATGCTTTGCGCTTGCGGACAACCTGAATATAGGAATTGGAGCCTTCCAAAAATCCGTGAGATGTAACGGTTTGCAATCACAATACAGAACTAGATATTTCTGTGAATTTATAGAATCTTTTGTCTTCCCTGACACATTTAGCAAAGTGTTAATtagattatcaaaaaaattcttctcGATATGCATAACATCAAGGCAATGCCGAAGAAGGTGTGTCCTCCAATATGGCAGCTCCCAAAAAATACTATGCTTATGCCAATGATGTGTTTCGCCATATCCCTCAATCTCAGAGTTTACATGACTGTTGCCTCCACATTCAACTGATTTCTTCAATCCATAGATGTCCTCCAACTGATCAACAAAGATTTCTTCTCCCGAACGATGATATGGTGCTGATTTCATGACAACTTTGTTCTTTCAGAAAGATCTTCTATTTTGACGGAACCCATGATCTCCTGGCAAAAACCTCCGATGACAGTCAAACCAACTTGATTTGCGACCATGCTTTAACTGAAATGCATATGTGTCCTCCATATAATACGGACACGATAATCTTCCATGGGTTGTCCATCCAGATAACATCCCCAATGCCGGAAAATCACTTGTCCACATTAACACTGCTTTGAGATTGAAATTCTGCTTTACAGAAACATCAAATGCTTCAACACCAAATGCCATTAGTTCCTACAATTCTTCAATCAACGGTCGTAAGAATATATCCAAACTTCGTTTTGGATGGTTTCGCCCTGGGACTAAAATACTAAGATATAGATATTCTCTTTTCATGCACATATCTGGCGGGAGATTATATGGAGTTAGAATAATAGGCCACAGCGAATAATTACCACCCGATGATCCAAATGGGTTAAACCCATCTGTACAAAGTCCTAGGTAAATATTCCTACTGTTAGAAGCAAACTCAGGATAAAGCTCTTGGAAATGTTTACACGCCTTATCATCTGAAGGATGTTCCATCTTACCATCCTGAGACGTGTGTTCTGCATGCCAACGCATATGTGTTGCTATTCTCTCGGATAAATACAGTCTTTTTAATCTGTCGGCTAATGGCAGATAAAACATCCTCTTGTATGGAATACGTTTTCTCGTAGAGGAATCCTTTCTAGATGTCTTCTGTGGTTTGTACCTTAGATGCTCACAAAATTTGCATACGATTAGATTTTCATCAGGGTCACCCCAATAAATCATGCAATTATTTTGGCATATATCAATCCTATGGTAAGGCATACTCAATGTACACATCAGcttctctgtttcataatagCTTTGAGAAGCAACATTACCTTTAGGTAAAATCTTGTGAATCAAGTGTGACACATCATCAACACAAGTTTCAGCTAGATTGTGGTTCGTCTTAATGTGCATCACATCAGCAGCTAACAAAAATTTTGACAATCTTTCAACGCAATTATCATAAAAAGGTTCACTTGCCATGTTTAAACGGTTAAAAAAACTTGCAGAGTCCACGTTAGGGAATTCCCAAGCATTATCAGGTAAAAAAATGTTCACCAGAATGTTCACCACTTCCGGTACCATGCCCACCACTAAAACAAATACCACCGAAAAGTATATTATTACTTGATCGTTAACTatttatacaacaaatataaatttatatataatatatatatatatatatatatatatatatatttttccgaAAGGAGACCTACCACATAATTGTACGATTTTAATGAACAACCAGGTACCACAACATGTTCAATAtctaatttttgtattattatttttttattatattaggatgggataaaaatataaataactctTGTGATTTATACAGGTAAGATCAGCTTCTCTTAGATATCttacttatctttttttttaaaaactttcataatttagaaaacgtatttttaaaaaatcattaactaATTAAAACACTAATTACCTTGTTTGTGGCATAAACATGTCTCCTGTAGAGACAAATTCTCCCATGTATGTTTTAGAATTCCATTCCGCCTCATTGGTTTGATATGAATTGTAATCAATATTTTCATTGCCGGCTTCATATTGGTATTGAGGTTGCAGCATTTCTCCATGACATGTCCAAACATAGTAGCTTGGTTGAAATCCTCTGTTATATAAATTCATGTGCACAAAGTTCGGGCAAAAAAACTCTCCATTGTTACAAATCGAGCATGGAAACCACATTCTTCCCTCCTCATCTAAACGCTGACTTGCAAAATTCATGAATTGCTCTAACCCAACTTCATATTCTACATATACTTTTGGCAGATATGGATCCATACGATTATACATCCATCTTTGTTGCACTTCAATATTATTATTGGAGGAAGATATTAGAAGAGGaaggaaaaaattattttattgataattaaagaaaagtttGGAAGCAAAATTGTAGGGAGAGTTTATATAGcaaaaatgaatataatgcAGGAGAATATAGAAAGTGTTTGTGAATATGAAAGAGATCATGCATTTGtgagtttgaagaagaagagaaacgttGTATATATAATAGCGAAATCGATACAACTTGCAAATGATCGGGAAATGGCTCTATTGATTGATAAGACAGCCCACTACAATTGCTCCACTACTCTCTGTTGCAAAACACCAATATATCTTTCCTACTTTTTCTCACAACACAGTGCTTCGCCATATCCCACTACTTATAGCCACAAATTCGTTGTCCTTTCATTGCTACAATAATTTGTAGATATTTTTCCTACAACTTTAGCTACAGCACTTGTAGATTTTGTTACACTCCTTCGTAGGtccataatttttaatattttaaaaatattatactacAATTCGCTACAATCGCCCATGTGCTACAAAAGATTATGTCCCAAATCTTGTGACAAATTCGCTTTGACTTTGCCTTGTAGCTTTTTGTCATTACTTTCCGACGAAAAGTAACAAATTACTCACAAAAAATCTTTCCAATAATTTGTCACTATTTAGTCACTTATTGTAGatattttttgttacaaatttttaCGTATCAATTTAACGTAACTATATACCAGGATTTTACTAGTGAtctttataaatctatatattttgttcttctttaataagttcaaacttttattttagtttaaaatgtTAACATCATtttagtttcaaactttcatcTTAGTTAACTGCATACATTTTAAACTAAAATGAAAGtttgaaattattaaagaagaataaaatatatagatttataaagatgttaacatttggtggcatttattggGATAACTTTACGTGAAAATTATCCAAAGCAGTTTGTATGCaacccatataaactgcttttaaatagaaagcaattttattaccatattgaaaagtcaaatccaaaaaatcactatttaatccatctaactcttggaaaaaaaaaactccaagtatttttattaaatttttatatttaaaatgaactAAAGgtttaaattagattcatcattccaaaattcttctgttaaatcaagaattagaagaatttactgacttttaaaagaatgaatgctagaaaataatttagaaaaatgtataaatcgttgagattgaaattttaattgattttgtgtcatgacaaagaaatgaaaacagttcaaacagacaaatatatatacatttcaaaagatataaatattcgaataaacacaactctacagtAAACAGttgtaatttttcataaaaaaaaccgttacaatgatCCATCATGACTTTTCGAGAAATATCCTAAAGCTActattgaaaaaacacaaatgttggtcgcatttattcggattgctattatatatagattaatcacatgcttattttttgtcaactattgggccacaactggccggcctattagccaaattcctacattcgtaggagccaGAACttgatcccgggtgtgatggtgtcttctacagatggacttacctcctgccactgcactaaggtcacttcacaatCACAGGCTTATTATCCTGTGATTTTCTGTCATTgatgtggattttttttttttttgcaacaaaaaATTAGTTCAGATCTACAAGCCAATTGGGTGGGAAAATTACTTggaaaaattatcaaatatcaactataaaatgtatatttaactACAATTGTTCgatatataatatcttttatCTATATTTCATGGAAACATCCCATCTTGAATTATTACACGATCTTGCTTATAATACAtagttataaacatatatataccacCAACCAAATCGTTTATTCTCCTCAATTAATTTCTCCTTCCAcgcaaatattttaaaaaacaaaaatagtattaGAATATTGTTatgtgtttatttttcttcttatacgTTGAGATTATTGAAGTGGTCGCACCGACGTCTCACTTCTCCTTGTCCATCGCCCTTGACGCCGACCGTGCCTAGTTTCTCCATCGCACGTGCGAAATCCTCAAAGAATACTTTCTCGTTAGTTGCATATAGGTCCACGAATGGCTTCGTGCTATTGTCTTTAATAAGGATGTGGTCGGAAGCTAAAAGCCCTAGCCCTCGCTTTAGGTTCTTGAAGTACATGTTGTCGAATTTTCCCGGAGTCATCACGTCGTTAAACGCCGCGATTGTGTCATCCACGGTGTGGTTTTTGCAGAGATCTTTGAGAGCGGCTGCAAATCGCGGGTTGATTTCTTTATCAGCTCGTGATCCGTAGAGCCTGTCGGAGAACTCTTTGCAGTGAGAGAATCCGATGGTGTGAGCGCCGCTTAACGCTACCATCTCGCGAATACTAAATCCGTTTTTCTTGAACATCCCGTGGATGTCACGAACCGTCTGGTTTGCCATGGGGACGTTTCCTCGGACTTTATGGGCTTTGGATTCGAATCCATCTTTACGACCAAGCTTTACGTCAAAGAAAGGTCCTCCCACCATCGTGACAAGGTCACGTGTGGCCTGTGCTAGGATATCTGCGCAAGACACAACACCAGGACAAGACAGCTCGAGAGCTGTCTTGATGCGAGTGACGATGTCAAAAGCATCTCCAGGGAGGGAATCGTTGAGATCATCATCACGTTCCGCTTTGTTAAACGAGTTGGTCGCTATCAAGACGGATGCATCACAACCTTCAAGGAAACAATCGTGGAAAAAGAGACGGAGTGTCCCGGCCGCAGTTGTTGGTTGTTGAAGTTGTTTGGCTGTAACGGCTTCACGCACGATCTTGTGGAAATCGGGACATGTTTTTTGGTAATAGTCCGTTCTCAAGATAGCGACATCAGCTGATATAGCTGGTGCGGcaaggacgatgaagaagaggagaacgAAGGGATTAGGACGACGAGAAAACTGCATATTCGacatcaaataacaaaaaaataggaattgaatttgatttaAGAGAGATGCCTACGAGGTAGACTTCTCTACGATCGATTGTCGTCAAAAAGCAAttagaaacgaagaagaagaaagggctTTGCAACTATTTCATGGCTTAGGAGGTTACTAAGATGAGGCTACGTAAAGGATGGCTTCCATTTCCTTATATGTACGTGTGGTTGTTTTTCGTTcattcttttctatttttgtagtttatctatttttttgtatggttttgGTTGCTCtgagttttgtttcttaattttggcttggtatattatataaataaactgcTCAATAAGGGAACTAAggaaattttttggttttccgTTATACACAAATCCTGAACTTAGAATTTGTTAAGTTGGTTCTATAAAATTTCTTATGTTCAACAAATGTGGCAGTTTTATGATAATTGATTAATAGGATGTATAAACAACCTACCACGTAAATACGTATAAAAATATAGGTtgagttttctaaaattatttgaactttaattagTACATATTCCACATATCGATTTAAACTTCATTGTGCAATACAATTACCTGTATACTACAtcataataaaattgaaatttagtTCCATTCATTTCatctcaataaataaaaaatctaattttcatatcaaaattaatatgcgcattatatcaaatatatacttttactAGAACTCTACCTGTAAAGTTGCGGATATTAATACACAAATCCGCATTATAACTCTGCATGTGGTGTGGAGAGGCTATACTGCATTTGCTCTTCCTCTGTCCGTTTGCAAAGGAGGTGTGGAGTTACGCTCCTATGACACAGGAGCTTCCTTATATTCAAGTGGACAGTGTAAGATCAGGATTATGTATATATAGCCAACAACCTCCTCTGTCTTCCTCCGTCGGGATAAGTGAGGGTCCCTTGGCACCATGGGTTTGCTGGAACCTATGGAAGGCATGACACCAGGGGGTCTTTAACAATCAACTGTTTGGGGCTCAGGAAACCATGATCAAAGCCATTACTGATGCAAAAGAATGGTTTGGGGCACAAGAGCAAAGTCTGAAATGGCCCCAACCTATTGCGCCACCTACCAGGTTTATCCAACCTCAAGGAGGACGGAGTATGATTTGTACTTCAGATGCAGCCTGGCGGTGAGATCTAAGAGTAGCGGGTCTGGGATGGACAAGCTCTATTCTATCTTCTGGGACCCTATCCCGCCACTCAGTGATCTGTGAAAATGTTTCTTCAGCTCTTATGGCAGAAAGCCTTGCCTATAGAGCTGCAATTCAAGATGCAGTCAGACTAGGTGTTGATCACCTCTACCTGGAGTCTGACTGTCTACAATTGGTTGGAGCTATAAACTCTCGATCAATTCTTTTGGAATTTTATGGAGTAATTTCGGATATTCTCTTAGCGCTGGATTCTTTTGCTAGTTTCATCTGTCGTTTTATTCCGAAAGCAGCAAATGTACTAGCTGACTCTATTGCGAAGAACTGTCCAAGTGTGTATGTTCAAAACTTTggttgattaatatatatttggtgcataaaaaaaaaataaaaaataaaaaaaaaataaaaaaaaatatccgcATGTGGTGGTAGGCTTATGATAGAGATGAGAAAAAAATTAGACTAATATGGCAGACTTAACTTAAATGACATCATACGTAATGAAGTTCGACATATAAACGTTATAGTAGAGTGATTTATTTGAAGCATAGTGGtga is from Camelina sativa cultivar DH55 chromosome 20, Cs, whole genome shotgun sequence and encodes:
- the LOC104771968 gene encoding uncharacterized protein LOC104771968; the encoded protein is MFGHVMEKCCNLNTNMKPAMKILITIHIKPMRRNGILKHTWENLSLQETCLCHKQVVGMVPEVVNILVNIFLPDNAWEFPNVDSASFFNRLNMASEPFYDNCVERLSKFLLAADVMHIKTNHNLAETCVDDVSHLIHKILPKGNVASQSYYETEKLMCTLSMPYHRIDICQNNCMIYWGDPDENLIVCKFCEHLRYKPQKTSRKDSSTRKRIPYKRMFYLPLADRLKRLYLSERIATHMRWHAEHTSQDGKMEHPSDDKACKHFQELYPEFASNSRNIYLGLCTDGFNPFGSSGGNYSLWPIILTPYNLPPDMCMKREYLYLSILVPGRNHPKRSLDIFLRPLIEEL
- the LOC104771970 gene encoding peroxidase 65 — translated: MSNMQFSRRPNPFVLLFFIVLAAPAISADVAILRTDYYQKTCPDFHKIVREAVTAKQLQQPTTAAGTLRLFFHDCFLEGCDASVLIATNSFNKAERDDDLNDSLPGDAFDIVTRIKTALELSCPGVVSCADILAQATRDLVTMVGGPFFDVKLGRKDGFESKAHKVRGNVPMANQTVRDIHGMFKKNGFSIREMVALSGAHTIGFSHCKEFSDRLYGSRADKEINPRFAAALKDLCKNHTVDDTIAAFNDVMTPGKFDNMYFKNLKRGLGLLASDHILIKDNSTKPFVDLYATNEKVFFEDFARAMEKLGTVGVKGDGQGEVRRRCDHFNNLNV